The Christensenella timonensis DNA segment AACGCCTTATGACGTGAAATCTATCAAGAACGAGGAGTAAGGATATGAAATTAGCAAAGAAACTGACAGACCTGATCGGAGAAACGCCGCTTTTGCAGCTTAATAACATCAACCCTTCCATCTGGGCGAAGCTGGAATACTTCAACCCGCAGGGAAGCGTGAAAGACCGTCCGGCTTATTATATGATGAAGGACGGGATCGAAAGAGGGCTGGTCGGTGAAAATACGGTGATCGTGGAATCCACAAGCGGGAACACGGGCATTGCCCTTGCCTATATCTGTACCTGCCTTGGCCTACACCTGGTGCTGACGATGCCGGAATCCATGAGCATCGAGCGCAGGAGATTATTATCCGCCTTGGGTGCGGAACTGGTTTTGACGCCTGCGGCAGACGGCATGCGCGGGGCGATCATGCGCGCACGGGAGATTCGCGATGAAAGAAGCGGTTATATGCCCGACCAGTTTGAAAGCCCGGCAAATGTACGCTCGCACAGGGAGACGACGGCGCAGGAGATTTTGCGTGACATGGTAGGCGACGTCGATATCTTTATTGCGGGCGTGGGAACAGGCGGCACCATCACAGGCTGCGGGCAGGTGTTCAAAGCAAAACGGCCGGAAACACAGGTGATTGCGGTAGAGCCTGCGGAAAGCCCGGTGCTTTCGGGCGGCAAGCCATCCCCGCATAAAATACAGGGGATCGGCGCGGGGTTCGTGCCCAAGATTTTAGACAGGGATATCATCGACGAGGTGATCACCGTTTATACGGATGAGGCATATGAAGCGGCTAGGCTGCTTTCCCACAAAGAAGGCGTGTTATGCGGCGTATCGTCCGGCGCGGCTTTGTTTGCGGCAATGCGGGTCGCGGAACGGCCGGAAAATAAGGAAAAGAAGATCGTCGTTATCCTGCCGGATACCGGGGAACGTTACCTGTCCACGGACTTGTTTGGTTGATTTTGAATAATTTCCTACCTATTATATATAATAAAACAAACGCCCGTTTATTAAAACGGGCGTTTGTTTCTTTTTCAGCGTATGCCGTAGGTAAGGGTCGTCTCGAACATGGCCTCGATATTCTCCGTCTTGGCGTCGTCGATCATGGTGCCGCTGTCCATGATATAGCCGCCGCCCGGCGCACAGGTATCGATGAGCCATTTGCAATAGTCGACGACCTCCTGCCTGCTGCCGTAGCTTAACGTTACGGCGGGGACGTTGCCCATGATACAGGAATGTCCGCCCAATGTTTTTTTCACCTGCTCCATGTCCGTATATTCAAAAGAAAAGATCGCCTTGCCCGGCGTGATCTCCGTAAGATAGCCGAGGCGAGAGTTGTACGCGCCTTCCACATAAACGACGGGAGTCAGTCCTGCGTCGGCCACGGCATTGATGTATTTGCGCAGCGACGGCCAGTAAAAGGTTTTGAACTGCTCGTCAGACATGAATTCGTCCACGCCCTTATGCAGCCAATACCATACGAACGGCGTTTCTTTGCCGCTGCAGCCCTTGATGGTATCTTCGATTGCATAGTCCGTGACCACATCGATGAGCTCCAAAAGCTCCTGCGGGTGGTCGAACATATCCATGAGGATAGGCACGGTACCGCGCATGGAATCCCCGATCATGTCGAAGGGCGCATAGGCAAAGCCCGCATAGATGAGCGGGATGCCAAACCGGTTTTTGAGCTTTTGCCCGTATTCGCCGAGGTAAGCAAACCATTCGCTTAGGATTTTACCCGTTTCCACCATTGCTTCGAGCGTACTGATGACCTGTGGATCGGCGAAATTGAGCAGCGTGCCAATATGCCCAAACCACATGGCGTTGCGGAAATCGAGTTTGGCAAGGCCGGGGAAGTTCGCAAAGCTGCGCGGCATCCATTTGTTCATCATGAACTTGGTCATGTCGCGGATCGCTTCCGGGTATTCGTCGGCGGTCATATACTCACCCTCCGCATACTGGTACATAGCGTTGGGATCGTCTATATCGTGACCCGGCCAACGATACCACGTGATCCCCGAACGCTCGAGGTAAGCCGTGGGATTAAAGAGGATCGGATCCCAGCCTAGGTCGGGCTGGAAATGCTGGTAGAAAATATCGTAGGCGG contains these protein-coding regions:
- the cysK gene encoding cysteine synthase A, translating into MKLAKKLTDLIGETPLLQLNNINPSIWAKLEYFNPQGSVKDRPAYYMMKDGIERGLVGENTVIVESTSGNTGIALAYICTCLGLHLVLTMPESMSIERRRLLSALGAELVLTPAADGMRGAIMRAREIRDERSGYMPDQFESPANVRSHRETTAQEILRDMVGDVDIFIAGVGTGGTITGCGQVFKAKRPETQVIAVEPAESPVLSGGKPSPHKIQGIGAGFVPKILDRDIIDEVITVYTDEAYEAARLLSHKEGVLCGVSSGAALFAAMRVAERPENKEKKIVVILPDTGERYLSTDLFG
- a CDS encoding uroporphyrinogen decarboxylase family protein, with protein sequence MTIREEYDARLKRVMDAAAVREPDRVPLVPVFQAFPIYYAGYTIQDAMEDWKKAGAAYDIFYQHFQPDLGWDPILFNPTAYLERSGITWYRWPGHDIDDPNAMYQYAEGEYMTADEYPEAIRDMTKFMMNKWMPRSFANFPGLAKLDFRNAMWFGHIGTLLNFADPQVISTLEAMVETGKILSEWFAYLGEYGQKLKNRFGIPLIYAGFAYAPFDMIGDSMRGTVPILMDMFDHPQELLELIDVVTDYAIEDTIKGCSGKETPFVWYWLHKGVDEFMSDEQFKTFYWPSLRKYINAVADAGLTPVVYVEGAYNSRLGYLTEITPGKAIFSFEYTDMEQVKKTLGGHSCIMGNVPAVTLSYGSRQEVVDYCKWLIDTCAPGGGYIMDSGTMIDDAKTENIEAMFETTLTYGIR